Proteins co-encoded in one Ziziphus jujuba cultivar Dongzao chromosome 9, ASM3175591v1 genomic window:
- the LOC107426661 gene encoding UV-B-induced protein At3g17800, chloroplastic isoform X2 produces the protein MFLCPKMFLIARRIAKLKENECQIAVEDVMYLLIFYKFSELKVHLVPKLSRCIYNGRLEIWPSKDWELESIHSDEALEMIREHVTTVIGLRANASVKEAWATTKITRSILGRVYVASILYGYFLKSASSRLNLEQCLAMESQELTHRNSLKFPEICSYGVKHLLFGRLSSTNSKSYGEGSSRLVNRPEKLRCYVMGFDPDTLQRCAKLKSKEAMNLIENHSRALFGDETSTGFLESEEVILTSFSSLKRLVLEAVAFGSFIWETEDCVNTVYKLKEG, from the coding sequence ATGTTCCTCTGTCCTAAGATGTTTCTAATTGCCAGGAGGATTGCAAAACTAAAGGAGAATGAGTGCCAAATTGCTGTCGAAGATGTCATGTATCTTTTAATCTTTTACAAATTTTCTGAGCTCAAAGTTCATTTGGTTCCGAAGCTCTCTAGATGCATCTATAATGGGAGGCTGGAGATTTGGCCTTCAAAAGACTGGGAGCTAGAGTCAATTCATAGCGACGAGGCTCTAGAGATGATAAGGGAACATGTGACCACAGTGATTGGATTGAGAGCAAATGCTAGTGTGAAAGAAGCCTGGGCAACAACTAAGATCACACGATCCATACTTGGCCGAGTTTATGTAGCCTCCATCTTATATGGCTATTTTTTGAAGTCCGCCTCGTCAAGGCTCAACTTGGAACAGTGCCTAGCTATGGAAAGCCAAGAACTGACTCATAGGAACTCTCTAAAATTTCCAGAGATTTGTTCTTATGGAGTAAAACATCTTCTCTTCGGTCGACTTAGCAGCACAAATTCCAAATCATACGGAGAAGGATCAAGCAGGTTGGTGAACAGACCTGAAAAGTTAAGATGTTATGTGATGGGGTTTGATCCTGATACATTACAAAGATGTGCAAAGCTTAAGTCTAAGGAGGCCATGAACTTGATTGAAAATCACAGTCGTGCACTTTTTGGGGATGAGACATCAACAGGTTTTCTTGAGAGTGAAGAGGTTATCTTGACCTCATTTTCGAGCCTGAAAAGGCTTGTATTGGAGGCTGTTGCTTTTGGATCTTTCATTTGGGAAACCGAAGACTGCGTTAACACTGTTTATAAGCTGAAGGAGGGCTAA
- the LOC107426661 gene encoding UV-B-induced protein At3g17800, chloroplastic isoform X1: protein MDLCVSNHHTTPTLPSALYKPQRTANFSPKSTVNFSTTRRFRPLTVIAAAGASHCEFSSLNSPLVPRSPSGNDLLGVLLNHPQLFHIAVADELKHLADDRDDAVNRMIFSDGSPEACLHRRIAKLKENECQIAVEDVMYLLIFYKFSELKVHLVPKLSRCIYNGRLEIWPSKDWELESIHSDEALEMIREHVTTVIGLRANASVKEAWATTKITRSILGRVYVASILYGYFLKSASSRLNLEQCLAMESQELTHRNSLKFPEICSYGVKHLLFGRLSSTNSKSYGEGSSRLVNRPEKLRCYVMGFDPDTLQRCAKLKSKEAMNLIENHSRALFGDETSTGFLESEEVILTSFSSLKRLVLEAVAFGSFIWETEDCVNTVYKLKEG, encoded by the exons ATGGACCTTTGTGTCTCAAACCACCACACAACTCCTACTCTTCCTTCCGCTCTGTATAAGCCCCAGAGGACTGCTAATTTCTCTCCCAAGTCCACCGTAAATTTCTCGACCACACGGCGATTTAGGCCCTTGACCGTTATCGCCGCCGCCGGAGCCAGCCACTGCGAGTTCAGCAGCCTGAACTCTCCCCTGGTTCCGAGGTCTCCGTCCGGAAATGACCTGCTCGGCGTCTTGCTCAACCATCCGCAGTTGTTTCACATCGCCGTTGCCGATGAACTGAAACACCTCGCCGATGATCGAGACGACGCCGTTAACCGTATGATCTTCAGCGATGGTTCTCCTGAGGCCTGCCTTcacag GAGGATTGCAAAACTAAAGGAGAATGAGTGCCAAATTGCTGTCGAAGATGTCATGTATCTTTTAATCTTTTACAAATTTTCTGAGCTCAAAGTTCATTTGGTTCCGAAGCTCTCTAGATGCATCTATAATGGGAGGCTGGAGATTTGGCCTTCAAAAGACTGGGAGCTAGAGTCAATTCATAGCGACGAGGCTCTAGAGATGATAAGGGAACATGTGACCACAGTGATTGGATTGAGAGCAAATGCTAGTGTGAAAGAAGCCTGGGCAACAACTAAGATCACACGATCCATACTTGGCCGAGTTTATGTAGCCTCCATCTTATATGGCTATTTTTTGAAGTCCGCCTCGTCAAGGCTCAACTTGGAACAGTGCCTAGCTATGGAAAGCCAAGAACTGACTCATAGGAACTCTCTAAAATTTCCAGAGATTTGTTCTTATGGAGTAAAACATCTTCTCTTCGGTCGACTTAGCAGCACAAATTCCAAATCATACGGAGAAGGATCAAGCAGGTTGGTGAACAGACCTGAAAAGTTAAGATGTTATGTGATGGGGTTTGATCCTGATACATTACAAAGATGTGCAAAGCTTAAGTCTAAGGAGGCCATGAACTTGATTGAAAATCACAGTCGTGCACTTTTTGGGGATGAGACATCAACAGGTTTTCTTGAGAGTGAAGAGGTTATCTTGACCTCATTTTCGAGCCTGAAAAGGCTTGTATTGGAGGCTGTTGCTTTTGGATCTTTCATTTGGGAAACCGAAGACTGCGTTAACACTGTTTATAAGCTGAAGGAGGGCTAA